TTGTAAAGTCTCTGTACTGTGTAGGCATGCATCTCCACACTGTTGGTGATGAGCTGGATGAGGTTGGGGACAGAATCATCCCGCACATAGCTCCCTGCCTGTAAGGGTAAGCAGAGATCTCAATGAGAGAGGCAAATGAAcattaagtatttatttgtagGTTAGTGGTAAATCTAAAGCATTGGCTGAGGAAGTCTATTATCTGATTTGATGAGATCATTTGTAGTACTTAAGATAAGACTCCTATTATAATGTGTGTAGAGAATTAAATCCTATAAATAAGCAATGATAAGTAGCTGAGGCACTGAATATATATACGTACTGTTGTCAGGACTCTCATAATGGTGTCTATGTGCCATCTTTTCGATGGGGCATACCTGCAACACAAAGACTGATTATTCCGAGCAAAGGACTGAAGAGATTTATCTAAACAGCCAGGAGACAAATGctgtcagaaaataaatggtATCAACATGGTCTGTCAGACGATGGATCACTCATTTTATCATCATACAGCATTTCAGTGTTAGCCATTCTGTTTCATGAGCATGTTGTATACTGTATTttgtaacacaacacacagacacagctaaAATTAAGTCTACACGTGTCTAATTCATGCAGATACAGTTCTAACAGGCTGCATCAAAATAGACCTCTGTGCCTGAAGTGCTAAGAAAATAAGATGATGAGCTAAAAATCTCTTTGACAACCGAGACGGATGAGGTCACACAGGATGTGTATCAAATTATTACAAAGCAGCTGAGCACAGCTGTAATGTGTTGTGAGGTCCGTGTGCGAGTGCCATACTTCTCTGCAGCTAGAAAGACTCCTGATGCACAGTCTGCTTTGAATTCTGGGTCACAGGAGTCCAGGAAGTAGAGCAGCTCCTTCATCATGCCTCTAATGTTGTTGCCGTTCACCAGGGCGAAGCTCAGTTCCATTGCACGTCTACACGAGCGTGAAAAGTAGATACAAAAAGGTCAGAAACAACAAGACATATGAAAGTAATGCGTGTACTTTCGACAACGTGAGTCACCTCTTGATAGACACATCAAGGTCTTTCAAACAATCCACAATGGTGCTCCGATGCCTCTGCACTGCATTGTGGTCTGTCTGTACCGTCTTTAGTAGAGATGTCAATGCCACGTATCTGGAATAGTGAGTTTATTCAAAAGAGATCAAGAATTAATGATGAACATTTTGGATGACTTACTGCACAAAAAAATTTAAGTGAATTAATTACCTgatatttttgtcattgttaaGAAGGAAGCGACCTAGTATGTTAATGGCCAAGACCTGAAAGAAACGAAGGGGCTTaggcaagaaaaacaaacacttatactaagttttctttcattattatCACATTTAATTAACTCACCCTCAGTCCACTTTCAGACTTGATGTCCATTATTGTCAGCACAGTCTCGTACAGAATTGCATTGCCTACATTTTTACTTGTCTCTGTGTTCGTTGCAACCTGTAAGCAAGCACAAATACCACTCATTTGTCAATGCACTGACTCAAAACTGTTGGCCCGCCGAGAGCAATGATTTCGTTTAACTCTAACCTGTGCAAGAATGTCATTCATTGCTTCACTGGAGTCATCATCACTCTTGCCCAAAATTCGCAATAGTCTCAATATCCGCacctaaaagaaagaaacagtcCAGTCATGAAAATTCACTTGATAAGTGCGATGTACTTTATTCACTCACAGAGGTAAATTCTCGTTTCTCTCCTTCCCCACCTGCTTttgatttattgtcattttggcTTTTCCCTCTACTGGCACAACTAAGCCTGCTTTAGCTAGGTGTGAAAAGTGATCTAAACCAAGATCAGGACATTTTTAGCATGTTTTTTTAACGACACAACAGCTTTAAACATTGCTCTTTCCTTTGATATCTCTGTCCTAATGAAACACAGTTGATGCCGTGCCCACATCACACGTTCTTCACAGTAGAGGGTACTTAAGTAATCAATAAAGACGGAGATTTACCTGCAGGAAAGGGTCGCTTATGCCTGACACATCATGCTCAGGAGAGTATCCAGACATGATTAGGTTCTTCAGGATTCTCACCAATTGTGGAACCAGCTACAAAAAGACCAACaggacagaaaaggagaggTATCACAGTATTTTGTGTAGATCTCATAAATCTTCTACTTTTCCTGTTCAATATTTACAGAACATTGCTAATAGGTTTTGACAGTGGCAGCCAGCCAAACTCATATCAAGAGCAGAGGGGTTAGGGCTTTTTGTTTATTGAGTAGTATGGAAACTTAGGTGAATTTGACAGTCAAATTTCTAAGGTTGTAAAATTAAAACCTTGACTGTACAAAAATATTAGGTTAGAACATTTGGCtttgagaggaaaagaaaatctTCATACACGCTTACATAAACAGATGTGTACTTAAAACAATTTTAAttcaatgccaaaaaaaatcatttttatccCTCTGTGCCATCATCCCAGTGCAGAAGATGCATTTAGCCTAAAGACTAGCAGCAGGGTAACTACTAGCACAGTTCCTAGATATTATTTGATGTAATGATGACTAGCTTACTCACTACCAAGACTtagcatgtaaataaaaacaggctgcaAGTTGTCAGAAGGTctccttttttcagttttagttttgtttcagACTGCTTCCAGTCTTTCTGTTAACACAACCAACACATTCAGACTAGATCCCTTGAAATTGATGGTATTGATATTAATCTCCTGTACTGTGGATATGATACAACAAACATGCAACTCAAAATGCCAGAGTCagatttcaaaaagaaaaaaaaaggaaatcttTGACCCCCTCTGACTGAACATAACCAAACCTAGCTCTCGCTCATTACAGAAAACCACCTTTCCACAATAACAGACCTAAGACTGTAACTAACAAATAAGCTACCCTCCAACAGTGACACATACTGGTGGAAATCATCTGTTCCTGTGACAACACCTGTGGCaatcacatgaaaacacacccACCCAACTTCTTTTGAATGGACAGTGATTAAATGAGTTGCAGATTAGGCCGATAACGACACCCAAATCAATAGTGAGGAATGTATCTGACAAATGGACCAAAGATTTGttgtaaatattcaaaaaacactgacatagTAATGATCACTGTACAggtgaaagaaattaaaatcaTAAATTAAAGCACAACATGACATTACTCAACACAAATTTGGTTACATCTGAGGTGACTGTGAGGAGTGATTACTATTTACAGCATGCACCAGCTATGAGATCAGAATGTACTCTTACCTTCTCATTCTAACACAATGCAGGAATtgtaacaaagacaaatgacagaaaaaatgaggTAGATGTTAGGGAGGGGAAACTGGAAATCATTCACTTTCAGAGAGCTTAAAATAATGTTAAGATCATGAGCATGAGGGGTGGTGCTTCTGGCACACTTTTGTCACACCTAGAGGAGGAGAGGTACAGCAGCAGTTGAAATacaagaggaaaagacagaggTAGGAGATAAAAGATTGAGACACACTTTGAATGTAGAATAAAGCCTGGAGTGCAAGCCAACCCTCAAAAGTTTAACGTTGTTTGTCTAGCTTAGCTCTACAAAAGGAAATGTGTACGCAAAAGGAGAATGAAATGTGACGTGAGCTTAAGACAAATGTATAAGTAATTACTTCAAAGCCCTTTGGGTAAGAGAATCTGTTTGTACCTTTCTGAAGTGGGCCAGCATGTCAGGACTTCTTTCACACATCTCAGTGAGGAGGACAACTGATGTATGGAGAACACCTGGGGAATTAACAGATGTAAtggttatttgttttaaattaatttgctAAAAGGTTTGTCTAGTTTTGTTCTCTACACCAGCCATTTGTTAACAAGCATTCAAACCTAAAACCACAAGGGACTAAGGCTGTTTAAGGTACTGATGACACAGCAGAAAATTATTAAAGACGGCCACTTTGAGTAATAAATCCATGAGTCTGAAGGCTTATCATAGCTCTGCACAGAGATTTTACAACTCTATATCCTCTGTGTCATCATTTGTGGCATTATAAAGCGATCTCGCCATGAACGTGCGCTTCTTAACTTGATTAGTCAATGCAGCATGTTGCCAGATCATGTTGTGGCAAAAGTTGAGCCACGTTAAACTTGAGAACAGAACAGCTCTGGCAACCCTGCTGTACCAATAAATTGCTCTCATTGAAAGGAATGCATGCACTGTTGCTGCCACGCAGTGCTTTTGTCAGTCTGAATACAGACTTGTCTGATCATATACGACGTGCAAACTTCGCTCTTGTAGTTCTTTGTACCCCGGCTGACCAATCACACAGAGGCTCAGACAGATGTCAAAAACTAGGATGTACTCGCGGATGATTAACTGCAGAGGACATCAGGTGACAGCATCATAAATCTGCAAGATTATCACATGAGATAATTTCCTTGTGACCTGATGCCAATGTTACAAGGTTAAAAACTCATCATCTGAGTGACAGTGGTGAAAAGCAGTGGTGGTGAGCTCTGAAGCCCCACAACAGAGtcataaatgtcatattttaatgtaatgtttataaaTTTGTAGGGGCCTCTTCTAAGTAATCAATGAGTGCTGCGTGCATTGCAGGACAGTCCCTAAACGATCTACCAAACAAATACAATGCAAACAAATGCATCAAATTATCGCTATTTAATCGCTATTGCATTGTCGTACAATGTCAGAGAAGATCAAGCCGTTTCAGCACcgttagtaaaaaaaaaatcttttcctgTGACATGGCTCCCTTATGTGGGGGACACACAAGTCCCAGAGTTTATGACAGACTCATTAATTCCATTCTCCTCTGCAAAGGACATCCCAAAAAGGACATGAGCTACCCAGCTGTTCTGAGCAAAGCAGTGAGTGAGAAGAAATGGGACAAAGTCTGCACACTTCCCAACGAGCCAGTGACtacatcctgacaaactgtttACACATACCATGGTTTTTCTCGCTCAGCAGGTTTTTTGTGGCTGGAAGGAACATTTCCATGAGTTCAGGAACCTTCCTGATGACATGAACTGCACACAATGCCGCCTGTCAACACAGAAGAAGACACTCAATGAAGGAAATGTCCAAACTTCGAGTAACTGTTCAGCACACACGCCTACATTTACAATTCACCAAAACTCAACCGCATAATTTAGATCCTTAAATGTTCATAGAAGCGAGACATCAATGAGGCTTACTTTTTTCCTCAAGTAGGAGTTGGATGTTTTGAGCAGCTTCTCCACCTCCCCAGCCAGGTCACGACACATTTCTGAGGAGCCCATGCAGCCCAAAGTGCACAAGGCCAGGCCCTGGACGTATTGTGTGCTGTGATTCAAGTCActggatggaaaaaaagagttgaaTGAGCCAGAGAAATGTGGAAGCATACAAGAAACATTGTCCATGATAGATCCAGTAGCAGACACAGCAGATTTGGGGATTTCAAACTGCTGTCAGCACATATGCACAAGTCATGAATTTCATCTTTCACCAACCACAAATTACTGTACATATGTATTGCAGAGAAGGcaacaactaaaacaaaacattcaatgTGTTCACCGAGCATCCTCCACTTACTTCTTAATGCAATTTGTCATTAGTAGGTGGACGTCCTGCCTCTCGTCCAAGAGCAGCATAGCTCCCAAATAGCCTATTCGTTTGTCAGTGAACTTCTGGGACGCAATCAACTTCAGGCACTCCAGCTGGAAAATATATAATCATGTCACAAAACTGTCGGAGGGTATAAGCTTTGTAAAAATGTCACTGATAATCAGAAATTCAAAAAAGCTTCTGATATTAATGTCACCCATCCATGAACATACCTGCCCAAAGTGTGCCGGGTAGCCCAACATGTGCATATACAGTAGCTTGGCCACATTTCTGCAACGGTATGTGTTGTCTTCCTCTCTAAAGGATGAGCGGATAGCAGCACATTCTTTCTGGATCATCTCGCGCTCCTCTGCCTGGGTCCGTGCTGTCCGGATAGTCCGGATCAGCTCCCGCAGTCTGATCGGAGCTGGCATTCtctggaaaacacaaagaaaaagaaacaggttGACACCCTTTGCCTTAGGGATGGCACCTGACTGGACAAGACCACAAGAGAAAAACTGCATTTCTAATTTAGACAGAAATGAGCAAAAGTCCAACTCTTCGCAGTGCAGCTTCAAATATCACTTGTTCAGCCAAAACATGTCAGCTTTAGTTCAATAATGTGGTCGTGTGTGGGTAGGACAATTTATTGCTGACCAGCTCCACTTCAATGCAAGTTTTACAGTTACAAGTTATTGTAGTGCGTGTAAACAAATTCTCATCTTATTGTGTTTTCTGGGTGAGAAACCAAGACAAATAGAAGAATATGCTGAACATTTGGAGGCAAATAGATGACTATTGCATTCCAAGCAGCATTTAGTTTTAAAagtgcagagggagaggagatgcCAGGTGAAATTTCATTCCCTCGTGGAGAAGCTTCTGAAAGTACACAAGCTTTAAGCCACAGGAAgaggtttaaatatttataagtACGTGGCTAGTTGTGAGAATAATTCTCATGTGTTTACATGTACCCCCCAAAAAATTAccatttacaaaaacacacatccaacaGTGTAGTTTATTCGATAAAATCTAGATCTTTAAATGTCCAGTGACAAACAAGAAGAAGCCTATTTTCTTTGTCCAATCTTTGTAGCGCCATGCCATTTCTTAAAATATCGTAATTTAACAGATCCAAATGATCAAGgggccacaaaaaaaaccctttgaCTCCTTCCAACTGTAAGCAGCCAATTCCAAGTTTTTTCATATGCAAAACAGCATTTGTCAGCTTCAGTGAAGGTTTTAGGAGCCTTAACAGTCGAGGCTGTTTTCataccaaataaaaatattcaacacaAAGTTCAAATCAAAAATTCAAGTTTGGAACGTGTTACTTGTAAATGTTGACATGGTGCATGGCACACATTTCTACACTGTTCAACATCTCGGGTTGCATTTCCAATCAAACTGGAAAGTTATTAATGGTAAACCTTGACTTAGAAAGAGGTACATTTTGTCTCCCATCTCATGAAGCCTTTTATCCGGCAGCCTGCAGTACATAATTAAGCTGCTACAGCAACAGAACTGATGGTAATTACTTGTTGAGCAAATCCAGTTTGGTAGACAGTGACATAAAAAGCATTTGGACAGAGCAGAGGCCTTTATGTGATAAACTGTCTCTCATGAACAATGCAATTCTTCTATATATGGGAGACTGTACTGAGAAGCACTTTATAAACACACATCTACAAAGACCTTGGTAAGCTAAGGTGGAAGGTAAGAAGAAgaacaatgtgttttcatatgtaTTTTTGCTGTTGCAGGACTGCTGTCATGCTACTTATTAGAGATGAGAAggttttttatatgtttttgcCTGCTATGATTTTTAATAGCACTATCAGGTGACACTAGATGCAGTTTAAGACAATACAACTTGTGGTTGTGGCTCTGTGAAGCTGTCATACTTCAAACACTGTTCTCATTCAAGCACAGCCATATGAAACCTTACTGATCTAATCGCCAGAGtttaagatgaatgaatgagcttTGAATTACATTTATATCAGTTTTAAATTTGTCTTTGAGATATGATAAACCTCTTTTTATATCTGCATACTGCGGAGATGGCAATATTTCTTTATCTGAATAGAGGAAAGTCTCGCTACCTTTCCTTATTATTAAGTCTCGCTGATGAGATCGAATGAAACTCCTTTAGACTACGGCGGTATACTGAGGGAAATAAGGACCCAGACAGAGAGGGAATGAGGGCATCCTTTGTTGCATAAGGTGGTGGTTTGTAGGGAATCTAGGAATTCACTGTGATCAAAAGAACGGGGAGGGTGGTCAGGCGAGGCCACACTTTAATAAAGCCAGAGATCTACTGTCTGTCTTAACGCCATTTAAATTACCTGAGCTGAATGGACCTAGTGTTGGCCTCCATAAATCATGACTCCCTGCCTCTTGCTGTGCTTATAATCAAATGTGTACACATTAAAGAAAGTAAAGCCGGCCTCTGCTGCGAGCGGATTAAATTACAGTTCCTCATTCTTGCAGTTGCCATACAATGGCACAGTTTTCTACAATTTGAATGGAACATATTTAGTATTATTGATAAATGccgtggcttttttttttttaaccattacCATTTCTGAGAAATGGAACAGGGTctttagattaaaaaacaaaacttgcaTGTCTACGGTGGATTAGAAAGACCGCAGGATGAAGGAGCCTTGAGCTTATTCCAAAGTTGGGCAGTAACAGCTTAGGGTTCACTCACCAAGGTCAGCTTAAGTCAACTTTactgcaaagacaaacaggGAACTGTTCGGCTGTATAGCCATACATTGAGGTGGGGATCATACAGATTTTGTTAGACAAAATGTCTCTGTGTACTTGGCATATCTGGCCCAAGTGTGACAATGACCAAAGGTGCAGCTCCATGCCTTGTGCCAGAACgttgaatgaaaaaaagagaacacaTTTGACTAtgtgttctcttttcttttttatgcgTCGAAAGAGGAAAGAGCAGAGCGCACCATGCCATGACAAAACAACAGTTTGGTACGCATCTCATTTTTATCAAGACTTATTATTACCCAAAGACCTCttaatgtctttaaaacattaacaacGCAACACTGTGATTAGGCTATATCATTAAATCATCTTTCATATATGGGCCTCCTTTGCATGTTCTTAAATGTTCATAACAAGCTTTTCCTCTCATGAGATTTGGAGAGCTGGCGTAGATTAGCTTCCAGAGCCTGACAACCAGCAACAAGCAAAAAGCATGCCACGCCTCTCTTTTACCACAGGGAACAGTCAACCTGTCAGGCCCGAGACACTGCACAGTGCTAATACATTCGATTGTTGAACACCACAAGGACTTTATAGTAAGAAAGCAGAGATGTAATATCCACTATCATCCTCTTTGTTGGGAAAGTGTTGCACATTCAAACTAGACAAAAAGATCGCTAGACAGATGTGAGATGAAGAATCTACAGAAGCACCACCACAGGGGAGAGCGTTTTCCCTACTCAATTTGCCAGGCTGTTGCAACCTGCActttgtctctttattttctcgCTGTGCTCAGCTACGCactcagatgttttaaattaaacacaatcaAAGCAGATCACTCTATTCCTTTTTTAACGTCATAAACTCCAAGTTGTGCATAGTAACAAATGATAAACAAGGAAGCGTAAACATGCAAGTATAAATAGAAATCACATCTGTGTTGTACATACTTTACATTTATACCCTGATTCCTATGCATATGTTCAGTCAAATGCACCTTAACAGAGGATATGAAATGTACTTGGTAGTAatattatgaatgaaaacatttgtttgtggtAGCCTGCCCGAAAAGAGTTGCCAGCTTTATGTTTCTATGTCAAATTTCTGAAATGATCATTCCTTGTTTTCAAACGTGTGCGTGGAGTACAGAATGAGTGAGCAAAAAGAAGTCTGCCAGGCTGTTATAAGTGATGTGCAAACATTAGTTAGCTTATGAGTACAACACTGTTTGCAGCTACCCGACCATCCTCCTCCTACCACATTTAAATGCTCAGTCCGTCAAAGACACTGTTAAACATAtgtaaaatgacttttaattatGTGTACAGAGCCTGGTGGTCATTAGAGACAGCAAGGAGCCATTACTGAGCTCAATTCTAACTATTTGGCGACCGTGCAGCTGCTTAACAGATCTCAAACGAACAACAGCTCGAACGAAGAACTCGCTGTTGCTTCCAAGATGAGGGGTCAGTTAGGCTATACAAATAGTTTAGGCTGTGCGTGACTTACAGCTACAAAACTACTAATGCCACCTCCTGCACCTTCTCCATCAGTCTCCTGTTACAGTGAGGgagtaaacaataaataatctgcGAGAGTGTGCAAGTCAAATCAAGCAAGACATTTGCATTGCTCCCTACATCTGCTGCGTTACTGACAAACTAAAGCTCtacttacattttattttaatatcatgCCACAAAGTTAGACAGCATACCACTGTGACAAGAGCTCCACGTGAAGTGGTTTTAATTAAGGCCTCAGTGTTGTTTCAAGTATAAGGGTATGCAGTCATCGTGCTATCACAATGAATTATTAATCAAAGGACAACTCTGGCTTCTGTTGAATCCTGCATACATCTCCACATATGAAGTGTAGCCAGTAAAACGGTGCTTATTAAGCAGGATCTGGCTGCTATCTCTGCATGGCACTTCTTAAATCTTCCACAGCTATAACGTCATGCTCATTGTGCCAACTTCCTACTTACAGCTGACTTCCttaacccaaaaaaaaaaaaactgttttatgaaaACCCACACATGACGTTATATATAcgctttatttaaaaaaaaaaaaaaaaaaaagaagcatttctGCACAAGATCCTCTCAACCACTAAAGCCTGTTTGTCAAATTGCTGCTCAAGGGTAAAAGTGCATTTGTAAAAGGAAGCactagttttttttctgtgtagtAAGATGACTGAAgattcaagtcttttttttcccccaacaaaaaaaaaaaaaaaaaaaaaggttaacaCTGTCTGGTAACATCGCTAAAGCTTTGAGCTCCAGCATCCAAGCGCTTAATGTCACTTCGCTGACGCCGATTACACCTTGCAAAAGtcagctaacaacaagctaacg
The Larimichthys crocea isolate SSNF chromosome VIII, L_crocea_2.0, whole genome shotgun sequence genome window above contains:
- the ap1g1 gene encoding AP-1 complex subunit gamma-1 isoform X2; the encoded protein is MPAPIRLRELIRTIRTARTQAEEREMIQKECAAIRSSFREEDNTYRCRNVAKLLYMHMLGYPAHFGQLECLKLIASQKFTDKRIGYLGAMLLLDERQDVHLLMTNCIKNDLNHSTQYVQGLALCTLGCMGSSEMCRDLAGEVEKLLKTSNSYLRKKAALCAVHVIRKVPELMEMFLPATKNLLSEKNHGVLHTSVVLLTEMCERSPDMLAHFRKLVPQLVRILKNLIMSGYSPEHDVSGISDPFLQVRILRLLRILGKSDDDSSEAMNDILAQVATNTETSKNVGNAILYETVLTIMDIKSESGLRVLAINILGRFLLNNDKNIRYVALTSLLKTVQTDHNAVQRHRSTIVDCLKDLDVSIKRRAMELSFALVNGNNIRGMMKELLYFLDSCDPEFKADCASGVFLAAEKYAPSKRWHIDTIMRVLTTAGSYVRDDSVPNLIQLITNSVEMHAYTVQRLYKALLDDISQQPLVQVASWCIGEYGDLLVSGQCEEEEPIQVTEDEVLDVLEGLLVSNLSTPVTRGYSLTAIMKLSTRFSSVNRIKKVVSIYGSSIDVELQQRAVEYNALFKKYDHMRPALLERMPIMEKSATNGPTEIVQTNGETEPSVVEPKHPPLVTQPANQANDLLVLLGGNDVPVIQTTMPTKPASAGGELLELLGDLSLSGGPAPAPAPSVPTSQPSFLLDGLSSQPLFNDIATAAIPPMTAYNKNGLKIDFTFERANPNPNIAVITIHASNSTEADMTDFVFQAAVPKTFQLQLLSPSSNVVPALNQGTVTQVIRVLNPQKQQLRMRIKLTYTLKGSPVQDLAEVNNFPPQSWQ
- the ap1g1 gene encoding AP-1 complex subunit gamma-1 isoform X1; this translates as MPAPIRLRELIRTIRTARTQAEEREMIQKECAAIRSSFREEDNTYRCRNVAKLLYMHMLGYPAHFGQLECLKLIASQKFTDKRIGYLGAMLLLDERQDVHLLMTNCIKNDLNHSTQYVQGLALCTLGCMGSSEMCRDLAGEVEKLLKTSNSYLRKKAALCAVHVIRKVPELMEMFLPATKNLLSEKNHGVLHTSVVLLTEMCERSPDMLAHFRKNEKLVPQLVRILKNLIMSGYSPEHDVSGISDPFLQVRILRLLRILGKSDDDSSEAMNDILAQVATNTETSKNVGNAILYETVLTIMDIKSESGLRVLAINILGRFLLNNDKNIRYVALTSLLKTVQTDHNAVQRHRSTIVDCLKDLDVSIKRRAMELSFALVNGNNIRGMMKELLYFLDSCDPEFKADCASGVFLAAEKYAPSKRWHIDTIMRVLTTAGSYVRDDSVPNLIQLITNSVEMHAYTVQRLYKALLDDISQQPLVQVASWCIGEYGDLLVSGQCEEEEPIQVTEDEVLDVLEGLLVSNLSTPVTRGYSLTAIMKLSTRFSSVNRIKKVVSIYGSSIDVELQQRAVEYNALFKKYDHMRPALLERMPIMEKSATNGPTEIVQTNGETEPSVVEPKHPPLVTQPANQANDLLVLLGGNDVPVIQTTMPTKPASAGGELLELLGDLSLSGGPAPAPAPSVPTSQPSFLLDGLSSQPLFNDIATAAIPPMTAYNKNGLKIDFTFERANPNPNIAVITIHASNSTEADMTDFVFQAAVPKTFQLQLLSPSSNVVPALNQGTVTQVIRVLNPQKQQLRMRIKLTYTLKGSPVQDLAEVNNFPPQSWQ